One genomic segment of Gracilinanus agilis isolate LMUSP501 unplaced genomic scaffold, AgileGrace unplaced_scaffold56120, whole genome shotgun sequence includes these proteins:
- the IRF3 gene encoding interferon regulatory factor 3, protein MAKSKPLILPWLREQLDSGHLGATWINSEHTLFFVPWKHGLRQDLQREDFSIFQAWAEASGSYRPGIDKPDPATWKRNFRAALDRKRNLRMVSNHSKEQHNPHKIYEFLPADGEGFEADPDAEVGWDDPAGSQVEDIPEVLEALTLSPPEQELFQEQLPPAQGPGLLHNPLMPIFAGGLQSEYEVTAFYRGRQVLETCVACLQGLRVVGPGPTAEAWTELDGTPLALPEPSSTLTDQRAAYYVSKVLGSLGAGLALWSLQEELRACRLGHCRVHWALGEHASPGAPGIEVTKEKAGQQVCDIPKFVNDLISFLEGSHRSPQYTLWFCLGESWPTDSHPWTKKLVMVKVVPTALKALHEVAQAKGASSLKEEEIDLHISSSLSLSLAPAHLHGYLQELAHSMEWASGVQG, encoded by the exons ATGGCCAAGTCTAAGCCCCTGATTCTGCCCTGGCTGCGGGAGCAGTTGGACTCGGGGCACCTGGGCGCCACCTGGATCAACTCCGAGCACACGCTCTTCTTCGTCCCCTGGAAACACGGGCTCCGCCAGGACCTACAGCGAGAGGACTTCAGCATTTTCCAG GCATGGGCAGAGGCCAGCGGCAGCTATCGGCCTGGTATCGACAAGCCCGACCCCGCAACATGGAAGCGGAATTTTCGGGCAGCCCTGGACCGCAAGCGGAACCTGCGCATGGTCAGCAACCACAGCAAGGAGCAGCACAACCCGCACAAGATCTACGAGTTCCTGCCCGCCGATGGGGAGGGCTTCGAGGCAGACCCCGATGCAGAGGTCGGCTGGGATGACCCCGCCGGGAGCCAG GTAGAGGACATCCCAGAGGTTCTGGAGGCCCTGACTCTGTCTCCTCCGGAGCAGGAGCTGTTCCAAG AGCAGCTCCCCCCCGCACAGGGTCCAGGCCTGCTCCACAACCCCTTGATGCCAATTTTTGCTGGTGGCCTCC AGTCCGAGTATGAGGTGACGGCCTTCTACAGGGGCCGCCAGGTCCTGGAGACCTGCGTGGCCTGCCTCCAAGGCCTCAGGGTGGTAGGGCCAGGACCTACGGCTGAGGCCTGGACGGAGCTGGATGGGACACCACTGGCCCTGCCCGAGCCTAGCAGCACCCTCACGGACCAGAGAGCTGCATATTATGTCAGCAAGGTGCTGGGCAGCCTGGGGGCAGGGCTGGCCCTGTGGTCCTTGCAGGAGGAACTCAGGGCTTGTCGCCTGGGCCACTGTAGGGTCCACTGGGCCCTGGGGGAACACGCATCCCCTGGGGCTCCTGGGATAGAAGTGACCAAGGAAAAAGCCGGCCAGCAAGTCTGTGACATTCCAAAGTTTGTGAATG ACCTGATCTCCTTCCTGGAGGGCAGTCACCGCTCCCCCCAGTACACCCTCTGGTTCTGCCTAGGGGAGTCATGGCCCACAGACTCTCACCCATGGACCAAGAAGCTCGTCATGGTCAAG GTGGTGCCCACGGCGCTGAAGGCCCTCCACGAGGTGGCCCAGGCTAAGGGAGCGTCCTCACTCAAAGAGGAGGAGATTGACCTGCACATCTCCAGCAGCCTCTCCCTGTCCCTGGCACCTGCCCATCTCCATGGCTACCTGCAGGAGCTGGCCCACAGCATGGAATGGGCGTCCGGGGTTCAGGGCTGA